A genomic region of Atribacterota bacterium contains the following coding sequences:
- a CDS encoding 5-formyltetrahydrofolate cyclo-ligase: MINKLSKYSIRKQLLISRRKLSPEFILENSKKIAESLINLDIYRQSTNIMLYIATKREVQTQSIIKSAQKDKKRVFIPLIIRRDNKLLPSLVKDFERELAIGDLGILQPKREFFRIYPSNVLDLVIVPGVAFTIQGHRLGRGGGYYDQFLTQLKPKTSSVALAFEMQILEKIPIEEKDIPVDYIITEARVIKISE, encoded by the coding sequence ATGATAAATAAGTTAAGCAAATATTCTATAAGAAAACAGCTCCTAATTAGCAGAAGAAAGCTATCACCAGAATTTATTCTGGAGAATAGTAAAAAAATAGCAGAATCTTTAATAAATTTAGATATTTATAGACAATCGACTAATATTATGCTATATATTGCTACTAAACGTGAAGTTCAAACACAGAGCATCATAAAATCTGCTCAGAAAGATAAGAAAAGGGTATTTATACCTCTGATCATCCGGAGAGATAATAAATTGCTTCCTTCTTTAGTAAAGGATTTTGAAAGGGAACTAGCCATAGGGGATTTGGGAATATTACAACCCAAAAGAGAATTCTTCAGAATATATCCATCAAATGTTTTAGACCTGGTAATTGTGCCAGGTGTTGCCTTTACCATCCAGGGTCATCGTTTAGGACGAGGTGGCGGATATTATGACCAATTTCTAACCCAGTTAAAACCAAAAACCTCATCAGTTGCCCTGGCCTTTGAGATGCAAATCCTAGAAAAAATACCCATTGAAGAAAAGGATATCCCAGTAGATTATATTATTACTGAAGCAAGAGTAATTAAGATTAGCGAATAA